The genomic interval TCAAAATCAGCACGAATCAGTCCTTTTGATGGCGACGCCTTCTTTACCTCGGCAATCAATCCCATACTTCTGTTGCGGCCAGCTGCCGATAATGCATGTTCAAAGCCGCGGCATGCTTCCATCTCCGAAATTTGTTTCTCCACCTGTGCAAGGTCAAAGCGAGCCGCCAGCTCCTCAACCTCAGTTCGTTTTGTAGCTACAATTTTATCCAGAAACATTTGCCAACTCTCCTGTCGTATGAATAAGACTAACGAGCTTCCGCTGCGCCTCGCCTGAATCGATCACCTTGGCAGCAATCTCTGCACCCTCGCGAAGCGATTGTGCCTTCCCGCCTACATATATACATGCACCTGCGTTGGCAAGCACGATATCACGATAAGCACCGCGTTGCTCTCCTGAGAAAATAGAACGAATAAGTGCTGCGTTAACTTCCGGCTCACCACCCATAACATCCGCAATCGGCCACCGTGTTAGTCCAAGTTCCTCTGGCGTAACATCGTAGGTTTTCACAACACCGTTTAATAGCTCAGATATTTGTGTAGGTGCAGAGATGCTAATTTCATCAAGCCCATCATGGCTGCTTACAACCATTGCACGTTTCAGTCCAAGCTCACCAAGCACCTCGGCAACCGTAGAGGTGCGGCTCCGATCGTAGAATCCAAGAAGCTGTCTATCTGCTCCAGCTGGATTTGTGAGCGGGCCAAGCATGTTGAAGATTGTTCGAATACCAAGCTCACGCCGCGGAGCAGCAGCATGGCGAAGCGATGGATGATACAACTGCGCAAACATAAAGCAAATGCCGATATCCTCCAAGCATTGTGCGGCTTGTTCAGGAGTTATCGTAATTTGTACGCCAAGTGCCTCCAGCACATCAGCACTGCCCGTTTTCCCAGACATTGCGCGATTGCCATGCTTGGCAACTCGGATGCCTGCCGCCGCAGCAATAATGGAGGAAGCTGTTGAGATGTTGAATTTATGAATACCTGATCCTCCGGTGCCACATGTATCGAGCAAACCTTCTTGTTCGGTATGGAGATGGCTCGAATGCGCGCGCATTGCCTCAGCGAACCCGGTTATCTCGTCCTTCGTCTCGCCTTTCATCCGCAGCGCAGTTACGACTCCGGCTATTTGAACAGCTGTTGCTTCACCGTTCATGATGATGTTCATCACCATTTCTGCTTGCTGCCTCGTCAAACTTGAGCCGCCAATAAGCTGGTTCAGCGCTTGCTGCATCGTTATCGCTTCGGTTGCCTGCATTATTGACCAATCCCCTCTCCGACCTTGACGTAATAATCCGAGTTAATGGAATTGAAGGAATCCGGTGCACTTTTTGGCTGTGCAAAAATCGCCTCAGCTGCACGAATCGCTTTAAGGCTGCCTTTCGCCTTGTTGACCGTCTCCAAATATTCGCTCTCCGGAACAGAATCCCAAACGATTCCCGCTCCTGCTTGTACATACGCTTTGCCGTTCTTAAAAATAATGGTACGGATCGTAATACAAGTATCCATTGTGCCGCCAAAGCCCAAGTATCCAATAGCGCCTGCATATGCGCCGCGTGCTTCATTCTCCAGCTCCGCAATGATTTCCATCGCTCTTAATTTAGGTGCGCCAGATACAGTGCCTGCCGGTAAACAAGAGACAAATGCGTCAAAAAAGTCTTTATCCTTGTGCAGCTTGCCAGAAACGTTCGATACAATATGCATGACATGGGAGTAACGCTCAATTTCCATAAACGAATCACATGTTACCGAACCAAACTCCGATACGCGTCCGATGTCATTGCGGCCAAGATCAACCAGCATTAAATGCTCAGCACGCTCTTTCTCGTCTGCAAGCAGTTCTACCTCGTAAGCCTTATCCTCTTCCGGCGTCTTGCCGCGCGGCCTTGTTCCCGCAATCGGTCTTGTTTCCACACGGTCGCCCGTTACTTTCACTAGCGCTTCCGGCGAAGCGCCGACAATAACTTCCTCGCCCATTTTCAAATAATACATATACGGTGAAGGATTCATCATGCGGAGCACGCGATATACATGCAATGGATCAACATCTGTATCAATGCTAAAGCGCTGTGACAATACGACTTGGAAAATGTCACCTGCTCGAATGTACTGCTTCGCCTTCTCAATGTTTCCGATGAATTGCTCCTTGGTCACATTTGATTGTACATCACCTAACTCGTAATCAACTTCAATTGAGCGCCCAGTCGTTACTGGAATGGTCACCGGCTGCTGCAAACGTTCTATGGTTGCTTCAATTTTGGCAACTGCCGCTGCATAGCTCTTCGCGATTTCCGCATCCGTAGAGCCTTCCGCGATATGAACATTTCCAACGATTTGCAGCTGCTGCTTAAAGTGGTCAAACACAATGATTTGATCACAAAACATAAACTGCATGTCATTCATATTCAAGTCGTCGATGCGGTGGGCAGGAAGCTTCTCATAATATTGCAGTAGGTCATAGCCAAAAAATCCGATTGCTCCACCTGTAAAAGGAGGAAGCTCTGGCAGCGACGGGCTGCGGAAGGAACGCAAATGAGCTTTTAGAAGCTCAATCGGCTTGTCATTAAGCACATGCTTCACGCCGTGATGCTCAAGCACCATCTCACCATTTTTACCGTAAAGCATCATGAACGGGTCCGTTCCTATAAACGAATAACGCGCCCATTTCGCTCCACCCTCGACACTCTCCAGCAGAAAAGCATGATCCTCTTTCGCAAAATGCTGGAATAGTCGAATTGGTGTTTCAGTGTCCGCCATCATATAGCGAACGATTGGAATTAAATTGTACTGACTGGCAAGACGGGTGACGTGCTGCAGCTCATTTGACATTCCGAACAACCTCCCTCAGTAGTGAAAATTCTATTATTAAAAACAAAAAAAGCTCCTGCCAGAGCAGGAGCGTTGGTTTAGATGAT from Paenibacillus sp. FSL K6-3182 carries:
- the trpD gene encoding anthranilate phosphoribosyltransferase: MQATEAITMQQALNQLIGGSSLTRQQAEMVMNIIMNGEATAVQIAGVVTALRMKGETKDEITGFAEAMRAHSSHLHTEQEGLLDTCGTGGSGIHKFNISTASSIIAAAAGIRVAKHGNRAMSGKTGSADVLEALGVQITITPEQAAQCLEDIGICFMFAQLYHPSLRHAAAPRRELGIRTIFNMLGPLTNPAGADRQLLGFYDRSRTSTVAEVLGELGLKRAMVVSSHDGLDEISISAPTQISELLNGVVKTYDVTPEELGLTRWPIADVMGGEPEVNAALIRSIFSGEQRGAYRDIVLANAGACIYVGGKAQSLREGAEIAAKVIDSGEAQRKLVSLIHTTGELANVSG
- the trpE gene encoding anthranilate synthase component I, producing MSNELQHVTRLASQYNLIPIVRYMMADTETPIRLFQHFAKEDHAFLLESVEGGAKWARYSFIGTDPFMMLYGKNGEMVLEHHGVKHVLNDKPIELLKAHLRSFRSPSLPELPPFTGGAIGFFGYDLLQYYEKLPAHRIDDLNMNDMQFMFCDQIIVFDHFKQQLQIVGNVHIAEGSTDAEIAKSYAAAVAKIEATIERLQQPVTIPVTTGRSIEVDYELGDVQSNVTKEQFIGNIEKAKQYIRAGDIFQVVLSQRFSIDTDVDPLHVYRVLRMMNPSPYMYYLKMGEEVIVGASPEALVKVTGDRVETRPIAGTRPRGKTPEEDKAYEVELLADEKERAEHLMLVDLGRNDIGRVSEFGSVTCDSFMEIERYSHVMHIVSNVSGKLHKDKDFFDAFVSCLPAGTVSGAPKLRAMEIIAELENEARGAYAGAIGYLGFGGTMDTCITIRTIIFKNGKAYVQAGAGIVWDSVPESEYLETVNKAKGSLKAIRAAEAIFAQPKSAPDSFNSINSDYYVKVGEGIGQ